The Plasmodium berghei ANKA genome assembly, chromosome: 5 genomic sequence atatatattagtgCGTTGTTTACATGATTCAAATTCGTGAAGAATTTTCGAGCTATGCTTCCTctcatttaaattatattttttcgcCTGCCTTGTTAAGGTGACTCCCATTTGTCTTGTCCATTTCTGTATCTCCCTTTTTTGAATCATTATGCCTATGTTTAATGTGCGGCCaatcttttatttcttttatagaatctttattattatgtaatAGTAGAGAAATTCCATATATACCCAATTTACCTGCTAATATAATAGCAACTCCTGTTGCTGCTAATATACTTGATGCAGCCTCAATTATtcttttgtaaaaatagtTCTGATCACGTGTTTTAATTATTGGATAattatatccatatatttcatatggTGGGTAATCATGCAAACTGTCATTTTCATCAGAATAACAAAAAGTATTACTACGTCcataataattattgttATAGATATATGGTGTAGGTTCTGAAAATAATAGCGGATCTAAATTTTCATATGTCACCgaatcaatattattattacaaagACAACTTAAAAAgccattattatttcttcttCTATCATTTGATGCATTATAAAATGGGTTCatcatatttaaaaaattatcattatagCCTTCAAAAAGTGGCAATTCTCTTGTATATGCACTATCAGATGTATTTTG encodes the following:
- a CDS encoding inner membrane complex protein 1m, putative; the protein is MYANICNNEKDHRIGALPMYMPGKMYNSQCTTMEDFRKFEVLGNPSIKNIVQETTINVPKIQYKEKVVEIPRVEYRTYPVVKDVETPVYQDRYIYKNVEVPQKQVRIKPVYNVVNVPQYKYVEKAVKKKYKRFKYIPKEVQVPFRPRREIYSEIPMPRYIRQYDHTFIEPQNTSDSAYTRELPLFEGYNDNFLNMMNPFYNASNDRRRNNNGFLSCLCNNNIDSVTYENLDPLLFSEPTPYIYNNNYYGRSNTFCYSDENDSLHDYPPYEIYGYNYPIIKTRDQNYFYKRIIEAASSILAATGVAIILAGKLGIYGISLLLHNNKDSIKEIKDWPHIKHRHNDSKKGDTEMDKTNGSHLNKAGEKI